The sequence TCAATATTGTCTGCACACAGTCAACTATTCCTTTGTACTGGTTTGCTGACCCTTGTATCATCAACCTAGTTTTTATTACATCAAGCGGAGTCGTTATAGCTCCGGTAAGTGCGCCTACATAATACAATGAACCACAGATTGAATACTAGAGATGAATGCAAGTTAActgaattggtattcaataaatttctaataatattgataaataataTTTGTATGACTATGGAGCTTAGTTACCAGCAAAAGCACCAATAGCTGCATTTTCAGGATCATTGAGGTCTCTACGTGCCTGGGCAGAAGTTCAGAACCAGTCAAAAACTTGAAAAGTGTCAATTTGGAATTTGGATTATTATGTTGCTATAGATAATTTCGTAATCATGCAttcataaattaaaaaaaaattaaaaaatacttACAGCCAACTTATAGCCAATTCGAAGTTGCTCATATATACAGAACTGGATAGCATCAAAAGGTAAATCACGCAGAAGAAAAGATCCATATCCCTACATTTATTTGCAGGTAAGGTCAGAAATCAAGAATTACATAATGCACGTCGTTTATGATATCTCAAACATAAAAAATGAAACATTTTGTTTTCCGGAAAGAGTTCGCATAAATGACCTATTTGTCCAGAAtcaccattaaaaaaaaaaaactgaatgtaCTCGTCGAATCAATAAAAAAGGGGGGAAATTTATTTTTTGTGCATATTAAACAGTTATGTAGATTATAGATAGTTGATGAATAGTCAAACATCTATATTAAGGGGTTGTTTACTTTTTTCTGTATTAAGTCCTGTTTTTATTTGGCTCTTAATGGGAAGGGATGTCTGATTCTTTGTCTCCTATAAATAGACCAATTTTCAGATTAAGTGGCAGATTAAGTGACAAAGAAACAGTAATTTTACTTACTGAATTAAGAGTTGTACAGAAAGAAACAGGTCATTAAGTGGAAAGTAAAGAGTCAGACATTGTAATCTTCATGGGACGAGTGATTTTTTATTGTTCTTATGTGTATAAACTACCAAGAAGGATTCATACCGCATATAGACCTTTAAAACCTTCTTTGGCAACAATAAGCCGGAGCGCATCAGGAGCTGAAGCAAATTGACGAGTCTGCATCCTTTGCTTTACAACCTATACATATGAGTCAAGTTAATATTACAAATTTATTTATGAAATTATGAAATGTACACAGCAAACAGGTATATGAAACATTGAAGATATTCAAAAGCATATAGTAACAACTTGAACCCTTGAATGAAATGAAACAAAAGGGGACTAAAAATAAAACGGGTTATCAGGTTAAACAGATAGAAAGTCACCCAACCTTCACTGTAATGTTTACAATGTCATCATTTTATTGAAAAGAAATCAGTTACTCTATACTATTACCCAAGCCGCttgacccgcccatttaacaccacaGATGAGAATCTGAGTACCTCTGTTGGAACGCGTACAAGAGATGCAGCAATTCCTCCAATTGCACCTGCAGTCTACATAACATCTTCAAAATATTAAAGTAAAAAAGAAAAATAGCTTACATAAAAGGCAATAgagatagagataataataatactaagacatAAATAAATTCTGTTAACAAGACATGCACCAAACATATACACTATTTGACAATTTGAGTGTAAAAAAATGTATATTCTTTGAATTGAACCTGTTTCAACTCCAAAGTATGTACCAAAGTTTACATCAAACTTTTATATCATAAAATTTTCAACTAGTTGATTAAGATTTACACATTAAGATGTTTTAGTTTAATTATTTCAATATCTAATTTGAAACAATCTATTAGTTTTATACTTGGTTAAGTATACAGTAACTAacttattaataacaattatagaTGTATGATAAAAAATAATTTATCAAATTTGGCTTCACTGTCTCGAAATTCTAACTTTGTACATTTGTTGGAACCGCATTATCACGTAAAACGTAAATAGAATTAAACTAACCAGATGTGCGACAGCACTAAGATTGTAGGGAATTATCTTCAATAGTTTCTGTTTTGCAGGTTCATatacacctacaaacaaggcagaAGCCCTGCATACAGAAATTAAACACTCAAAACAGTATGAAATATAACTTATAACAagctaaaaagtaaaaaaaaaaaaattaaggtcAATCATGATCCTTCAAAAATGGAGATTAAAAAAAACATAAATATGATATCCTTACGGTAAAACACCAACAAGATTTCCAGCCAATCCTGAATATAGCCCCTGAAGAACAATCTTTCCTCCACCACGAGCTGCCTACAGCGATAATATAACGTCAATTTCTAATTTAACTCAGGATTATGTTTTTCAACAAACAACAAAATTACATAATATTAAGGACATTGAACCTACTTGGAGTCTTGTTTTTATAGTATCAATTGGGTATAAAGCGGTTTCGACAACAACTCCAGCTGTACCTCCTGCTATAAAACCCTCTGCACTAccacaagaataataataatatcaacaataaacGCATCCATGTTTATTACATCATGTATGGGTTAAAACTATGGTGTTGCTaaataaatataatttaagcaaaagattaacataagtaaataaatttattatCAAGAAATACCAAATACGGTTCTTATGAAATCAAATGGCTTTTCATCCCCTATGCTAACTGATGCAAAAGACTTTTTCGGTAACAACTGCAACGTGTCACTTGATACATCTGCAAAACCAGACACCTGCTCAAACAAGaacagcatatatatatatatatatggcactAAGCAACACAAAAAATAGATACATTATCTTCAGAACAGGTAACTTATACAGATCATTATCGACTTGAACGAAGCATTACAAGATCAAATTCTTAGTATGAAATGAATAGAAGTCAAAATTTAACATTTTTAAATCCAAAAAATTAAGTTTAATTTATCTTTAGAAAGACTTTTATCACTGTCTTAAGCTAAATTAATCAGATTAGCAAGCACGCAAACATATTAAAGGGGAAAAAAAATGCAAAAAATAGCAGCTCTGTCTAAAAATAATTCATTAAAACAGATGCTCTTCTAATTGCTAAATGCATGCATGCCAGATTTATAAGATTTTAATGAATTACAAATTGTTTTTTATGTATAAAATTATGTTTCTAAGCAACATTCATTTTTATTCTAATCAAATGTGAATCCGCAACTAACAATGTAACCTGAGGAAGACAGTAATGAATTCTGGGAGTGAAAAGACAATGTAAGAGGACCCATCTTATCTCCAATCttcaataataattatatcaacctGCAGATTGAAACCCAGAGATATGCAATTGTATGTAATACTCTTATAACTATACAGATAActgattaataattataatttaaaaggTGTCTTTAAATAACACCATGTACCTTGACAGTGGAGTGTGGGTGACGAAGGCATAGGCTGCGGTCAACTCGAAGTTATAGATATGTATGAGCAGCAAAGCAAGGCCGGTGAAGATTTTGTTGCGCTATGGTTTTGGCCCTTGAATTGCTTTTTTAGGCTATATTATATAATTCAATAGAGAACTGAAATGAactaaaaaagaaaagaaaataaagatATCCTTTTCCAATGATTTAAGGTTAAATGGTGACAATAGTCCAAATATTTGACAAATCATTTAGTAGCCAAAATGAAATTGGCTTTTGCATGTTCGGAGACATTTTTTTTAACCTATTCATGCGCAAGTTGTAATTCAAAGAAAGAAGGTTGAAATTCTCTTCTTTCTTTGCACATGTCATTGTTGATGTGGTAAAGTTTGATTTGTTTTCCTACAAGTCAAAGAAGGTAAGCAACAAGTGGCTAAAATTATCCAAGTAAAGTGTATGCATATATGTTTTCATTTATAAATAGGTGATCATGCATAAGGTGAAAGACATCCAAGAGTGGGATCAAGTGATCCAAGTGATGATCAAGTATCACAAATGATAAAACATAGTTGATAGGATttcaacggagtgtgtttatttgtgaggccGAGAGTTTATTCTTGTTATgattgtaaaagagtgtacgggaaa comes from Rutidosis leptorrhynchoides isolate AG116_Rl617_1_P2 chromosome 4, CSIRO_AGI_Rlap_v1, whole genome shotgun sequence and encodes:
- the LOC139840186 gene encoding S-adenosylmethionine carrier 1, chloroplastic/mitochondrial-like, with amino-acid sequence MGPLTLSFHSQNSLLSSSDVSSDTLQLLPKKSFASVSIGDEKPFDFIRTVFEGFIAGGTAGVVVETALYPIDTIKTRLQAARGGGKIVLQGLYSGLAGNLVGVLPASALFVGVYEPAKQKLLKIIPYNLSAVAHLTAGAIGGIAASLVRVPTEVVKQRMQTRQFASAPDALRLIVAKEGFKGLYAGYGSFLLRDLPFDAIQFCIYEQLRIGYKLAARRDLNDPENAAIGAFAGALTGAITTPLDVIKTRLMIQGSANQYKGIVDCVQTILREEGPPALLKGIGPRVLWIGIGGSIFFGVLERTKKVLAERNLQPSNHQSSESRKQH